A stretch of DNA from Globicephala melas chromosome 19, mGloMel1.2, whole genome shotgun sequence:
CCCACTGTCAAGGGAAATCATAGAGGAAGTAGAGGGAGGAAAAGATACCCAGAAGGAACAAGAAATGAGGGTGAGCCCAGAGAGTGGGCTGGCATGTTCTGGCCTATGTCTGTGAGCCAGAGGAAGGAGGTAGCTGCTCCTGAAGGGAAGGGGCCCATCCTccggagggaaggggaagaaagagagggggTGGGGTTACTGGAGACCCTCACTGCCCCCCCTTGTCCCAGCCCCCTCTCACCCCTACCCGCCCACCCGCCTACCCACACCCTGACCTATCTCGTGCCGCAGCATGCCCTCCAACCAATACTGGCGGGCTCCAGTCAGGTTGATGGCCAATGTTGGTCGGCTGTTCTCCACCATCATCACTGCCTGGGACAGCAGGTCCTCACTCAGCTGCACCACAACCTGCAGGCGGCAGagccctgagccatggccaccagCCCAGGGGCCAGTGTGCAGGTGGGCCCACTGATGCCACAAGGCAGCCAGGCTGGACACCTGGCCACAACACCTACCCTTCCCCACCACTGCCTGGAGCCAGCTCCCACCTTaccggggcaggggcaggggcagggcttgCCCGAGGTCACTAGCTCCATCAGTGTCGAGCTGGGCCTGGCATTGCCCACTCAGCAGCCTGGTTTGGAGCATGTGGAAAGGGGGCCTCGCAGGCAGGGCGAACTCACCTCCCCAGCGCAGCCCTCCTTCTGCATGTATTTGCGCACAATGGACCAGATCTGGCACTTGGTCAGCAGCTGGCCCCCAGTCGCAGCCTCAAAGCGTTCATAGGTACCAAACTTCTCCAGGACAGCCTCAATGATGCCAACCGCCTGCACAAAGGGCCACAGTGGCAGGTCAGGCCAGGCCTCTCAGGTGGTAGGGCCAGGGTGAGGTGGGCAGTCTGGACTGACCTGATGGAGGAACTGTCCAGAGGCCTCACTGTACTTCCCCAGCACAGCCGTAGGCATGGGCTCCTGATACTCGAACTGTGGGTTGTAGGTGTAATGGGACTGGAAGAACTTGTCCCGCTCACGGTCCATGTTGGTTGGCCGCAGGGCCACCAAcatgcaggggctcttgctggcACCACGGCCTGCACCCTTGCGAGTCTTAGCAATGTGAGGCAGGGAGGCCGCAGGCCGCAGGGTGCCCCCACCTGGGTCCCGTCCCTGTCCAGGTGGCGCCCGACCCTGGGTGCTGCCCCCCCGCCGGCCAATACTGTTTACGGTGTAGGTGCTCTCACTGCGACGCATGTGGCCACGGTGGCCCAAGTGCAGCTCTGAGAAGGGCTGCGGCTCAGGCCGGGGCCGCAGGGCTGAGCGGACTGAGAGAGCCAGGGGCAAGGCCAGGGACCGAGGCCAGGGGTACAGTGCTGTCCCATCTCGGTCTGAGGGCCTCAGCCTGTGGCCCAAGGATGAGGGACTGGATGGCGGGCTGGGGGGTGCCTGCTCATACACCTGAGCCCCTGAGTCCAGCACCATTCTGTCCTGGTGGTCACATCCAGCTGGGTCACTCCAACTCCCCACACGGTCGACTTCTGGAGACACAGAAAGGCATGTGGAGACCAGCATGAGTGGGTGTGGCCTGAGGACCAGCAGGCCTTGTGCTCCATCCACACTGCCCTTGCTGGGCCTTTGGTGGGCCCAGGACCTGACGCCAGGTTCTAACCTgacccctcacctccaccctagTGTCCATCCCCTCCAGCAGGCTCACCCAAGCAAGCTGGACTGGGGGAAAGCAGGAGGAAGAGTCTCATACACCCAGCTAGATGGTGGTTACTCAAATCCCCTTAGACTGTGAGCTTCTGAGAGCAAGGCCTAAGCCCCTATTCATGATTCTTCTAATCCCTGTGCTCAGCGCCCACCCAGACTGGGAGTTTGGTACAGTGTAGCCTCAGCTGCCAGGATGACAGGTGAGGGGGTCTCACTACCTTCTACCTGCCTTCTACCTATGGCATTTTCTCAGTCtcaccccgcccctccctcctggctccATCCACTTCCTCCAGCCCATTGGGATTGGGCCTCAGTCAGTTTGAATGCCTGCAGGCCCCTTGCTTATGCTAgtccctccacctggaatgctcTCTCTCCCGGGGCCATCTGCTCAAATCCAAATTAGAATCAGCTTTTGGTGAGCAGAGGGAAACTTCAGCAAATCCAAGCCAATCCCTGGTCTGTCCCCTAGAGTCATCTTTCTAGTGGTCATCCAAGGCCAGTGTCAGGACACTCACCCCTGACTCTACCAGGGCTCAGTCCAACCCAGTCTCTCCCCAGAGACTGACTGAAGGCTCCAGCCTCCAAACTCTCCTGCCTGCTCAGGGACATAATTCCAGCATTCCTCTCCTTTCCTACATCTCCTGCACCATCAATCTCTTCCTCTCTACTGGATTCTTCCCATCAGTATAAACACATGTTGTTATTTCtccatcttaaaaaacaaaacaaaaccctcactAGACCCCACACGCTTCCAGCTCCACTGCATCTCCCTCCAGCGGTTTCCTAGGGCAACACAACACCTCAAGTCGTCTATACTCAGTCTCCAATCCCTTCTTTCCTGTTCTCTCTTCAATTTCGCTTCAAGTGGGGGCTTTTGTCCCCCACTCTCTATCAAAACTGATCTGACCAAGGTCACCAATGATCTTCGTATTGATCAGCAGAATTTGACAAATTTAATGACTTCATCTTGGCTTGGCCATGTTCTCCACTCGGTTCCCAAATACACTGGAACATGGTTCTCCCACCTCACTGGCTGTTTGTTCTTGGTCTTACTTGCTGGTAATCCCTATCTTTCTGACCTCTTGACACTATAATGTCCAGAACTTGGAaaattctctcctcttctccgTTTATGCTCACTCCCTAGGTGATCTCATCCACTCTCATGGTTTTAAATATGTCAGCCCAAACTTCTTCCATGAACTTCAGACTAGTGTTGCCAGTTCTCCGTTCAACATCTTTACTTGAACGTCTAACTGAACATGTCCCCCGTCTGGAGTGCTTTCCCCTCATATAACTGCAGGGGTCACTCTCACTTTCCTCAGATTTCTGTACAAATATCTTTTTAGAAAAGCTTCCCTAACACACCCTCTATAAAATAAACCTACCCTAGACACTCTCCACCACAACCTCCCCTTCTCCACAATATTGTCCTATGATGCAGTTATCACCATCTGAAGTACAGTACAAGTGAGCttatctgttttctccttttaagtGTTCACAGCTGTGTCCCCAGAACAGTTGCTTAATAAAGGAATGAAACCAAGAGGCTTTGTCCTTCTCAGAACTGGAATCATCCCTGCACTTTGCTTCCCCATCTAGTTCtgatcccctccccctcctcccggcACTCTGCCTAGTGACAAGCTGCTGGAAAAGATTTCAGGCCTCAGGCTTCCCTCCCCTGAACTAACTATACACTTTTCTGGATTCCTCACTGGTCTCTGGGGCCTCTGCTTGTACTAATCCCCTTCATCTCCACTTCTTTCATTTGA
This window harbors:
- the MATCAP1 gene encoding microtubule-associated tyrosine carboxypeptidase 1; this encodes MVLDSGAQVYEQAPPSPPSSPSSLGHRLRPSDRDGTALYPWPRSLALPLALSVRSALRPRPEPQPFSELHLGHRGHMRRSESTYTVNSIGRRGGSTQGRAPPGQGRDPGGGTLRPAASLPHIAKTRKGAGRGASKSPCMLVALRPTNMDRERDKFFQSHYTYNPQFEYQEPMPTAVLGKYSEASGQFLHQAVGIIEAVLEKFGTYERFEAATGGQLLTKCQIWSIVRKYMQKEGCAGEVVVQLSEDLLSQAVMMVENSRPTLAINLTGARQYWLEGMLRHEIGTHYLRGVNNARQPWHSAEGRLQYGLRPANPTEEGLASLHSVLFRKQPFLWRAALLYYTIHRAAHMSFRQLFQDLARYVQDADVRWEYCVRAKRGQTDTSLPGCFSKDQVYLDGIVRILRHRQTIDFPLLTSLGKVSYEDVDHLRPHGVLDKTRVPHFMQDLARYRQQLEHIMTTNRLDEAELGRLLPDD